The DNA segment CCCACACAGTAATTGTTGGTAAAACAACAATTGGAAAGAATAATCATATTTTTTCACATGCATCAATTGGAACAATTCCTCAAGATTTAAAGTTTAATCCAAGTGATGATGTAGAATTAATTATTGGAGATAATAATAAAATTAGAGAATACACATTATTTAATCCAGGTACTGTAACAGGACATAGAAAAACAGTTATTGGAGATAATAACCTATTTATGGGATATACACACGTAGCACATGATTGTGTAATTGGAAATAATTCAATTTTTGCAAATGGTGTAACACTTGCAGGGCATGTTGAGTGTGGAGATTTTGTGGTTATTGGTGGATTAACTCCTGTTCACCAATTTTGTAAGATAGGAACTGGTGTAATGATTGGAGGAGCAAGTGCTGTTGCTCAAGATATTCCACCATTTTGCCTAGCTGAGGGTAACAAAGCTACTGTTAAGGGATTAAACTTAGTTGGATTAAGAAGAAGATTAGAAAATAGAGAAGATATAGATGCTTTAAAACATGCGTATAAAGGTTTATTTAATATGGGAAATCCTCTTCAAGATGCTGCACTTGATTTATTTGAAAATGATCAAAATAAATATGTTAAGGAATTAGCAAACTTTGTATTAAATACAAAAAGAGGAATTCCTTTTGAAAGAAAATTAAAGAGTAATGATGAGTAAAATAATTTGTGATTTTTGTGGAGCAGCTGATACTAAAGCAAACCCTATTATAACTGGTGATAATGCCTGCATTTGTAAATCTTGTGTTGGTGCAGCTTACGATATTATGAATGGTGAAATTATATTAGATGAGACATCTAATAATTCTAAAAAACCAAAAGATGTGAAAATAAAAACTCCAGCAGAGTTAAAAAAGATTCTAGATGAGTATATTATAGGTCAAGATAGAGCTAAAAAAGTTTTAAGTGTAGCTGTTTATAACCATTATAAAAGAATATTTAGAAAAGATGAACTTGAGGGTGATATTGAGTTAAATAAATCAAATGTTCTTTTAATAGGACCAACAGGAAGCGGTAAAACACTTCTTGCGCAAACTATTTCAAAATATCTTGATGTACCTTTAGCAATTGCAGATGCAACTAGTTTAACTGAAGCTGGATACGTTGGAGATGATGTTGAAAATGTTGTTACAAGACTTGTTCAAGCAGCAGGTGGAGATATTGAAAAAGCTGAAAGAGGAATTATTTTCATTGATGAGATTGATAAAATTGCTAGAATGAGTGAAAATAGAAGTATAACTAGAGATGTTTCAGGTGAGGGAGTTCAGCAAGCTTTATTAAAGATTGTTGAAGGTGCATTAGTAAATATACCTCCAAAAGGTGGAAGAAAACATCCAAGTCAAGAGCTTTTACAAGTTGATACATCGAATATATTATTTATTTGTGGTGGAGCTTTTGATGGTTTAGAAGACATCATTAAAAGAAAACAAGGTTCAAATGTTTTAGGATTTAATCACGAGAAGAAATCAAAGAATGATGAATCAAAACTTATTTCTAAAGTTGAAACAGATGATTTAGTAAAATATGGGCTTATTCCTGAACTTATTGGAAGACTTCATATGATAGCAACTTTAAATGAGATTACAAAAGAAGATATGGTTCATATTTTAACAGAACCAAAGAATGCATTAATAAAACAGTATATAAAACTTTTTGAAATGGATAAAGTTACTCTAGAATTCGAAAAAGATGCTCTTTTAGAATTAGCTGATTTAGCAATTAAAAGAAAAACTGGTGCAAGAGGACTTAGATCAATTTTAGAAGATATTATGCTTGATATTATGTTTGACCTTCCAAAATATAAAAATAAAAAAATTATTATTACAAAAGAAGTTGTTTTAAAAACTGATCAGCCAAAAGTTATAGCAAAGGATAAATAGATGATTGTAGATAAATTAATAGGTTTTTTCTCAAATGATATGGCAATAGACTTAGGAACAGCTAATACAGTTGTTTCTGTAAGAGGAAAAGGGATAATTATAAATGAGCCATCAGTTGTTGCAATTCAAAGTGAAAAACATGGAAAAGATAGAATTTTAGCAGTTGGACAAGAAGCAAAACAGATGATTGGAAAAACTCCTTTAAATATTAAAGCGGTTCGTCCTATGCAAGATGGTGTTATTGCAGATTTTGAAATGACTGAAAGAATGATTAGATATTTTATTGAAAAAGCTCATTCAAGAAAATCATTTATAAGACCTAGAGTAATCATCTGTATTCCTTATGGAATCACACAAGTTGAGAAAAAAGCAGTTGAAGAATCAGCTATGAGTGCAGGGGCAAGAGAAGTTTTTCTTGTTGAAGAGCCAATGGCTGCTGCTATAGGAGCTGGAATAGATGTTTCTGGACCATCTGGATATGTTATAGTTGATATTGGTGGTGGAACAACTGAAATTGGTGTTACATCTTTAGGTGGTTTAGTATTATGTAGATCTATCAAAGTTGGTGGAGATAAAATAGATAAAGCTATTATAGAGCATGTAAGACAAAATTATAATCTATTTATTGGTGAAAGAGTTGCTGAAAATATTAAAATTGAAATTGGTGCAGCAATAAAACTTGAAACAGAATTAAAAATGCAAGTAAAAGGAAGAGATAACTCTGGACTTCTTTCAACTATTGAATTTGGAAGTGAAGGTGTAAGAACAGCAATCAAAGAACCTTTAAGAGAAATAGCTTCTGCAATAAAAAGTGTTTTAGAAAATATGCCACCAGATTTAGCAAGTGATATTGTTGACAATGGAGTAATTATAACAGGTGGAGGAGCATTAATTAGAGGTTTAGATAAATATCTAGCTGATATTATAAAACTTCCAGTACAAATTGCAGATGATCCACTTTTATCTGTTGCTTATGGAACAAGCCAAGTATTAGAACAACCAGAATTATTAAAATTAATTACAAATAACTAATGCGAAAGCTAATTTTTGTAGCATTTTTTATAATAGCTATTTTATCTTACATATTTAAAGTAGATGAATTAATTGTAAAGAATTTTACATTTTTAAGTGATATCAAAACATTTTATGTAAAAAATGTTTTAGATGTCTCAAGCTTGTTTGATAAATATTTCAATCAGGCAAAAACTATAGAAAAACTCAAACAAGAAAATAAAGAGCTAAGAGATTATAAAGTTTTGTATGATATTGCAAAACAAGAGTTAGCTGTAAAAGATGAGTTCTTAAAGAATTTAAATGTACCACAAACAACTTCTCATGTTGAACTGGTAAAAGTTATCTCATATTTAAGCTTCAATGATTTCACAAAAGTTTCTTTAGCTAAAGATTTACAAAGTGATAAGATTTTAGGGCTTATTTCTGATAATTTCGCAGCTGGAATAGTAGTTAATCAACAAAATAGAGCAATTGGATTATTAAATGGTAATAAAGATTGTTCATATTCAGTCTTTATAGGAGAACAAAAAAGTCCTGGAATTATTATGGCAGGTGAAAATGAAGATAGCCTTCAAATAAAATTTATTCCAGTTTTAGCTGAAATAAAAGAAGGCGATGAAGTTATTACATCTGGAATGGATAATATATTTTATGAAGGCTTAAAAGTTGGAGTTGTAACGGAAGTTATAAACTTAGCTGATATGAGAATCGCTAAAGTTAAACCATATATAAATGCAAGTAAAAAAAGATATTTTTATCTTTATGGAAGTCAAGCGCCAGAAAAAATGACTAATAACTAGCCATTATTCTTTCAACATCTCCCCAAGATAAATCTTCTTTTTTATTTTTGAACATATTATAAATATATCTAGCGAACATATCAGTCTCAATATTTACTCTACTGCCAATTTTATATTTTTTAAAAAGTGTATTTTCAATTGTATGTGGGATTATTGTAAGTCTAAAAGAATCACTAAAAACATCATTTACTGTAAGTGATACACCATCAATAGTGATACTTCCTTTTGGAATAACATATTTAATAAACTCTTTTGGTAAAGAGATATAAAAATCTGTGGAATTACCACTTTTATCTATTTTTTTTATAGTACCAATGCAATCAACATGACCTTGAACAATATGACCTTCAAATCTATCACCCATTTGCATAGCAGGTTCCATATGAACTTCATTTTTATAGTTTTCTAAAGCTAAAATTTTTGTACTTTCTGGAGATAACTCTACGCTAAAAGAGTTATTTGATATTTTAACTACAGTCAAACATGCACCATTAACTGCTATTGAATCACCAATTTTTGGTTTATAATTTGATTTTAGTGTTAAAATATTATTTGAAAAACTTTCAACCTTTGCCAACTCTCTTATAAGTCCT comes from the Aliarcobacter cibarius genome and includes:
- the lpxA gene encoding acyl-ACP--UDP-N-acetylglucosamine O-acyltransferase, translated to MNNIHKTAIIEDGAILGDGVTIGAYTIIGKDVKIGDGTVIDSHTVIVGKTTIGKNNHIFSHASIGTIPQDLKFNPSDDVELIIGDNNKIREYTLFNPGTVTGHRKTVIGDNNLFMGYTHVAHDCVIGNNSIFANGVTLAGHVECGDFVVIGGLTPVHQFCKIGTGVMIGGASAVAQDIPPFCLAEGNKATVKGLNLVGLRRRLENREDIDALKHAYKGLFNMGNPLQDAALDLFENDQNKYVKELANFVLNTKRGIPFERKLKSNDE
- the clpX gene encoding ATP-dependent Clp protease ATP-binding subunit ClpX — its product is MSKIICDFCGAADTKANPIITGDNACICKSCVGAAYDIMNGEIILDETSNNSKKPKDVKIKTPAELKKILDEYIIGQDRAKKVLSVAVYNHYKRIFRKDELEGDIELNKSNVLLIGPTGSGKTLLAQTISKYLDVPLAIADATSLTEAGYVGDDVENVVTRLVQAAGGDIEKAERGIIFIDEIDKIARMSENRSITRDVSGEGVQQALLKIVEGALVNIPPKGGRKHPSQELLQVDTSNILFICGGAFDGLEDIIKRKQGSNVLGFNHEKKSKNDESKLISKVETDDLVKYGLIPELIGRLHMIATLNEITKEDMVHILTEPKNALIKQYIKLFEMDKVTLEFEKDALLELADLAIKRKTGARGLRSILEDIMLDIMFDLPKYKNKKIIITKEVVLKTDQPKVIAKDK
- a CDS encoding rod shape-determining protein, whose product is MIVDKLIGFFSNDMAIDLGTANTVVSVRGKGIIINEPSVVAIQSEKHGKDRILAVGQEAKQMIGKTPLNIKAVRPMQDGVIADFEMTERMIRYFIEKAHSRKSFIRPRVIICIPYGITQVEKKAVEESAMSAGAREVFLVEEPMAAAIGAGIDVSGPSGYVIVDIGGGTTEIGVTSLGGLVLCRSIKVGGDKIDKAIIEHVRQNYNLFIGERVAENIKIEIGAAIKLETELKMQVKGRDNSGLLSTIEFGSEGVRTAIKEPLREIASAIKSVLENMPPDLASDIVDNGVIITGGGALIRGLDKYLADIIKLPVQIADDPLLSVAYGTSQVLEQPELLKLITNN
- the mreC gene encoding rod shape-determining protein MreC, which gives rise to MRKLIFVAFFIIAILSYIFKVDELIVKNFTFLSDIKTFYVKNVLDVSSLFDKYFNQAKTIEKLKQENKELRDYKVLYDIAKQELAVKDEFLKNLNVPQTTSHVELVKVISYLSFNDFTKVSLAKDLQSDKILGLISDNFAAGIVVNQQNRAIGLLNGNKDCSYSVFIGEQKSPGIIMAGENEDSLQIKFIPVLAEIKEGDEVITSGMDNIFYEGLKVGVVTEVINLADMRIAKVKPYINASKKRYFYLYGSQAPEKMTNN
- the ribE gene encoding riboflavin synthase, with the protein product MFTGLIRELAKVESFSNNILTLKSNYKPKIGDSIAVNGACLTVVKISNNSFSVELSPESTKILALENYKNEVHMEPAMQMGDRFEGHIVQGHVDCIGTIKKIDKSGNSTDFYISLPKEFIKYVIPKGSITIDGVSLTVNDVFSDSFRLTIIPHTIENTLFKKYKIGSRVNIETDMFARYIYNMFKNKKEDLSWGDVERIMASY